CGGAAAAACTCACCCTGCCTTCTTCAACCACCAGCTCGCTTTTATCTTCTTCAGGGTAATCTCTGAGGTCGAATCTGGTCCCCAGAACTTCCGTCCTGGTACGCGGTGAATTAATAATAAAGCGTTTATTCGGATTTTTTGCGACCCTGAAATAAGCTTCTCCGGTAAAGCTTATACTACGCTTGTCTCCGGCAAATTGCGTTGGGAAACTCAGGCTACTTTCTGAATTAAGCCATACTTGTGTCCCATCCGAAAGCATAGCATATTTTTTCTCCCCTTTTCTGGCTTTGATAGTCTGATAACTGAGTGCAGGAAGAGTTTTTCTATCTGACGATAAAAAGCGGTAAGACAAACCCAGAAACATCACAACAGCAATGCAGGCGACAGCTTGCCAAAACAAACGCAGAGAGCGGGTATTTTTCTTTTCTGCCGGAGCAGATATGGATTCTTCATTTAGCCCCAGTCCATATCGCATGGAAATTTTTTCCCAGCTCTGTTGCTGATAATTTATCTTATCGAAATCTTCAGGATAACTGACTTCAGCATCTTCAGACTCAAGCCAGCTCTCCACAGCCTTTGTTTCTGCTGCTGTGCATTGTCCAAGATGATATCGCCTGATGATTTCTCCGGTAATTTCCATTGCTTATAAACGGCACATAAGGTGTCGTTAATGATAAGATGTATAACTCCATTTTTTTCCTAGGCGGAAATCGAATTAAATGCGATAAAAAACATAAATAATTGACTATCAAATATTTTATTTACCTAAACAATCAGGATTTAACTGAAGTCAGATGCGTTCTCAGAAAAGACTTTGCTTTATAAAGATGGTACTCTACAGTTTTTTCAGATATTTCGAGCATTCCTGCAATAGTGTTATTGTTTAACCCTTCGTTCTGGCTTAACCTGTATATCCCCTGACAACGGCAGGAAAGCTGCCGGATCAGCAAGTCAAGTTTCTCGCGGAGGTCATTATACATTACCGTTTCTTCTGTACAGTTTTGTAACTGACAATAATCCTGAAAAGAGCTTTCCAGTAACTGTTTCTGACGCACACAGGTACGGAGGTAATCAAAGGCTTCCAGTTTAGCCGCCTTAAACAGATAGGCCTTTACATTTTTATGAAAGATTATTTTTTCTCTTTGTTCCCATAGAGATGCAAAAAGCTCCTGGCTAAGTTCAGCTGAGATTTCCTCATCCTTCGTGTAATGGTAAATGATGCCAAATACACTCTTCCAGTGGATATTATAGATATGCTCAAAATCATGCTTATCCATAATCTGGTAAGCAATATTTTCCCCGGAATCAGAATCGATATTTTTGAACACGCACAAAGAAATTTGCCAAATCTACAACATTACATGGAATGATTCTAAATAAAAGATGAATAATATTAAAAACCAAACCTGCAATGATATGTTTCTAGCTTTTAATGAAATTATCAATGAATTATGATAAGCAATTACAAACCAGACAGATTGCTTCTTTTGTCTTAAATACGACTTATAAGGACATAGGAAAAGCTAATATTGAACAATTAAAGCGGCATTTTCTGGACGCTATTGGCTCATTAGTTCATGCTTCAGTAAAGCCAACTATAAAAAAGCTGATCCGGCAAATACAGGCTATGGATGAACAGGGTAATTGCTACGTACCCTTAACTAAAAATTTAGCTTACGATCGTGCTGCCCAGCTATATACTGCACTTATACGCTATCCGGATTTTATGGATAATTTCATGGCAAAAGAAGCTACATGTCATCCAAGTGATAATATTGGTGCATTGCTTGCTGCCGCCCAGTATAAAAAGTGTTCAGGTCAGGAGTTTCTGACTGTCATGGCAATAGCTTATCAGATTGAATGCAGGCTGGTAAAAGAAATCCCTGTAATGAAAGAAGGAATAGACCATACTTTAATGCTGGCATACTCTGCCACGGCGGCCTCAGCTAAATTAATTGGTCTCGACAAAGGAGCAGATCGCTCATGCACTTGGAATCATTGGAAGCTCTGTTAGTCCTATGGTAACCAGCAGAGCATCTTATACCTACGAATGGAAAGGCATGGCCTCTTCTATGGATGTCATGGAGTGCTTGGGTACCGTATTTCTGGCAAAAGAAGGAATGACCGGCCCTATCGCAATTTTTGAGGGTCCCAAAGGTTTCAAAGAAGTCTTTGGACTTAAACTCGATTATGACTGGGCTAAGGAAAATTTTGAGCTGATCAGCAAATGTGTTCTTAAAGCTTATAATGCAGAGGTTCATTCACAACCTTCACTGGAAGCAATTACAGAATTTAAACAACAACATCATATAAATGCAACAGAAGTAGATCAAATCGAGATTACTACCTTTTTAACCGCTTATCATATTATAGGCTCAGGTGCTTATGGAAACAGACAGATAGTTGAAACGAAAGAGCAGGCAGATCATAGCCTTTTTTATCTGGCAGCTGTTGCACTAATCGATGGAGAGGTCTATCCTGACCAGTTAGAACCCGAGCGGATCAACCGTAAAGACGTACAG
This portion of the Pedobacter lusitanus genome encodes:
- a CDS encoding MmgE/PrpD family protein, whose translation is MKLSMNYDKQLQTRQIASFVLNTTYKDIGKANIEQLKRHFLDAIGSLVHASVKPTIKKLIRQIQAMDEQGNCYVPLTKNLAYDRAAQLYTALIRYPDFMDNFMAKEATCHPSDNIGALLAAAQYKKCSGQEFLTVMAIAYQIECRLVKEIPVMKEGIDHTLMLAYSATAASAKLIGLDKGADRSCTWNHWKLC
- a CDS encoding sigma-70 family RNA polymerase sigma factor, which gives rise to MFKNIDSDSGENIAYQIMDKHDFEHIYNIHWKSVFGIIYHYTKDEEISAELSQELFASLWEQREKIIFHKNVKAYLFKAAKLEAFDYLRTCVRQKQLLESSFQDYCQLQNCTEETVMYNDLREKLDLLIRQLSCRCQGIYRLSQNEGLNNNTIAGMLEISEKTVEYHLYKAKSFLRTHLTSVKS
- a CDS encoding MmgE/PrpD family protein → MVSTKEQIAHALGIIGSSVSPMVTSRASYTYEWKGMASSMDVMECLGTVFLAKEGMTGPIAIFEGPKGFKEVFGLKLDYDWAKENFELISKCVLKAYNAEVHSQPSLEAITEFKQQHHINATEVDQIEITTFLTAYHIIGSGAYGNRQIVETKEQADHSLFYLAAVALIDGEVYPDQLEPERINRKDVQELLQKVSVKTGFPIHQPISIAGLLDPIHKPIRIK
- a CDS encoding FecR family protein, with amino-acid sequence MEITGEIIRRYHLGQCTAAETKAVESWLESEDAEVSYPEDFDKINYQQQSWEKISMRYGLGLNEESISAPAEKKNTRSLRLFWQAVACIAVVMFLGLSYRFLSSDRKTLPALSYQTIKARKGEKKYAMLSDGTQVWLNSESSLSFPTQFAGDKRSISFTGEAYFRVAKNPNKRFIINSPRTRTEVLGTRFDLRDYPEEDKSELVVEEGRVSFSGAKYSGELILTASQKGIFNAGDNPGLKQSTVQNSKKYMDWKENRLVLEDLNLEQIRLILERWYNIKLVIKDKNLEQERYTGSFNNPNIHEVLQSICFAIKSQYHQQNETFTISR